The genomic region TCTGTGTCCTTACTCAGCTCCTCTGGCTTGGAGACTTTGAAGTTTGCAACGGTTTGGAGGTCTATTGTATCTTTTGCAGAATCACTCAGAGCATTTACAGGGACTGATGGGAAAGCAGAACATGTTGCACTGTTGTGTTTAGAGACACCTTGAGATGCTGGAATTAAGGCAATGTGGCGAAAGGTATACAATGCCCCATGGCAGACTGGTGAGACATGTTAGTTGTACATGGAGGAACAAGGATCAGAGGCCAATGGAGAGCAGATTAACTTCATGCTGAAAGTTGTTTAAGCACAATTAACATcttattatttcatattttctttgaCTGGGGCCCTCAGTTACCTTAAATCTTATGTTGGGATACAGACAGACCCTTTATTGGGCGTGTAACTATTTTCGGTATATTTGATTTTCTACATGACATTGGAAATGTTTGACAAATATTCCAACAGAAAGAACGTTTTGCTATGTAAGTATTTCAATGAGTGCCCTGCACAATGATATCACGAGAGAAGATTTcagtgaataaaaacaaatgttagaCCACGTTttaccaccaggtggcagcacacATCTAGAGTCCCACAGATCAAGACCAGTTTGAATAATACTTGTTGACAAATGATTGCACTGAGTTAGTTCTCTCATCTCTCTTTAAATACCTCTCATTTATTAATCAGAGATACAATGAAATTGACAATGTGAGATAAAAGGTAAATGGTATATTTGTTCGAGTCATCATTCTCTGTTATTATGGGTATTTTAGGGAACTGTTACCTCGTGCTTCCCCATTTTAAATGTCACGTTTTATTGTCAGTGTTTCATCAATGGCTCATTCGTTCCCAGTGAATAAGATACTCACTGGAAACacaaagattttaaaaagtCCAACGTGTGAATGTAATTTACTATTTCTGTTTCCCTGTTGAATCATCCGTCAGAGAGATTTAAACCATCCCTGGATTGTTTTGGTCTCGTCTtccttttgaaaataaacaatACAGCCTCTAAATAACACCCAGACCCAAAATCACTGCTGCGTACAGTTCAACCCTGTTTGCGCTCCATCCCTTGGAAGTTACTACTTTCAAACATGGTTTTCCGAAGTGTCACAgttttgtgttgtctttttCACATTAACAGCCAGCATATAAATGTGTATCTGCATAGCAGGACAGTCGTGCCATGAAAGGCTTGTTGACATGTCAGTCATCACTGCCTCAGAGGCAGACAAACCAGGGAGTGTGAGCATCTCTAAAGCCCCTTATTCAGTGTGTTCAAGCTGCTGGCTTCCTGGACGCAGGGTAGGCAGCACAGCTCTGTTAAACAGCAGATGTTTTACACTGCGGCCGTTACCCTCATTTCCTGGGCGGAGAGCTGCTGCTCTATTAGACAAGTAACAGGAACCAGCAAAAAAGACGAGTTTGAGGGTGAACGAGAGAGATAGAGGGAGCGCGAGTGAGTGCAAGAGGAAAGCTAGCGGAGCTCAGAGCTCCCACAAATCACTTTGCCACCAGCAAGCTCTGACAAGTACCaaggagagagagcacacaTAGGGAGAAAGGGGGAGACAGGGAGTTTAATAGAGGTGCAAAGAGAGAGTCGTGACAGAGGAGACTCAAGGAAGgtgtgaaggagctgcagagggtATAAATGAGGTGATATCGATGGATGGTAGAGGGAGGACAGGACAACGACGAGACTACAACCTCATTCCCAAATCAGCGTTACGCTAAGAGGGACTGTtactctgctgctgctactgctgtcATCACTGCTGCTGTGTCTGGACGGTGCACTTATTTTAAGAGGTGTGTGAAACTTCACATTTTATTACAGGGAGATAGTGTTCGATTGACAGGAGGAGACTTCTGATGTGATCTTCTGACCTGTTTCATCCCAGGATTTATACACGTGTGTCGTATTTACTGTTTGAGAATGAATACATGTTTCAAGTAACTGCTCAGTGTGGGAATTAGGAATGAGCCTGAGTTGTTGAAATCAATTTCTGTTGATCTGCAGCTGTGCATAGATCACATGCTgtttgtgctaaaaaaaaaaaagggtagTCAGAGAGGAGAGCGATGCAACTTTATTAGATGTTTCTCTGTAGAGATGTTTCCTTATGGCTCGTCTGTATAGTCTTGTGACGTTAAAATCAAGTTTGATTTTTACTTACTACACCAGCCTTTCTTTCCATGCAGTGGGCTGATTAAATACTCTTGCGAGTTTTATCCGGCCAGTAAAGGAAGTCAGAGGTCATCTGATTAAAACACAGAAGAGAGAACTAGGaaggccacccccccccccccccccccacttgaaAACGTTGCTATCATTGCTACCTTTTCGTCCATAGAGACATTTAGAATTTGATATCACATCCATGTCCAGTAGGTAACAGACCTACTGCGACAAGAAGTACAGGAAGCgcactcatttttattttcgcTGTTGTATAGCTCCCTTCACACTGCCTGGACAGCAATACACACTGAACTGACACACGGAAACATAAGCGGCACATGTGCTTTGAATAGGTGGAAGTCACATCAATCAGTTAATCCGTGGATACTGAACCATCTCTGTTAAATATCTGTAGATTATTTTTGGTGGGTTCTGCAGAGGGCTCCTGAGCCTCGCGAGTTCTGTCTGGTAGCGTTTGACAGCTCCGCTTCAGCGTCTGAGGCGTCATTGTGTTGCCCGTGGGGCTGAGTCAGAGGCTGGTGCCTGTCTGCCCACTGGGATTCTCTCCACCTGCTTCTCTGCATGAAGACTTAGACGTTAAATGGTTTTCACAGCAGCAGTGACAACGGTGACACTACTAGCCCCGATATTCCAGAAGTCTCAACACTGCTCTAATTGTTCCGCCGTGTGTAAACACCTTGCATCACTCACGCCGCTTCACAGAGTGATTCACTTTTCCCTAAGCAACGCCAGTCAGAGGCGAGCAGTTAAAGAAAGGTGAGAGAGGGTTTCCCCCGAGAGGAGCGATTGCAAGCAGTCAGATTGGCACCATGAAGCTGGCATTCTTGACACTCATCGTTGTATACATGGCGGGCAAAGTAAGTGGAATGTCCACGTGTAAGACGCTGGACCTGGAGATGGTGAAGAAGAAGCGCATTGAGGCCATCAGGAGTCAAATCCTCAGCAAACTGCGCTTGTCAAAAGAGCCTGAGGCGGAGCAGGCTGGAGATGAGGAGGCCATCCCCACCCCCCTGTTGTCCCTTTACAACAGCACCAAGGAGATGATGAAGGAGCAGCAGGCTGAAGTCCAGACCCTCATCTccacagagcaggaggaggaggagtattTTGCCAAAGTGTTGCACAAGTTCAACATGACCAGTAAGTATGAAATAACTGTGCAAACATGGAAAACCTTTTTCAGGAGCGGAGCCAGTTGTTGAAAGCTTAATATGATTGTAATTTGTACTCCTACAATTATTTACTGGCACTGTAGACACACtgcacaagacacacacacacacatgcaagcgcTTTCCATTTTGAAAAATGCTCATTCTTCCTTAATAACAGATACTAAGACCGATGAAATTCAATGGGTGTCCTTTGGTTGCTTGCTACAGTATAGAAATTCGGGTTTATTGTTCAAAACCAGTATTTTACTATGTCGTGTTTTTGGTCCACCACAAATGAGTACAAATAAACCTGAAAACTAGCCCTGGGATAGACAAAAATGGCAGCTATCCAAATTAACCAGCATTTTCCTGAAAGCTGGTGTCAATTCCAATTTTGACTATAAATTCCCTCAACATGTGTACTCTCTCTGATCTTCATCCAGCATCTTCAGGCAGCTTGATGGGTTCAGAGAGCACAGGTGTTACAAGTTAGTGGGACCCATTGTTGCATCTGGTCTGATGCTCTGTGTTGCTTTTATGGTATCCATGGCATTTTTACTGCTTTATTAGCACTGTTTTTTTGGCTAGCCTGCAAAGGCTGTTCAGACAACACCCTGGCTGTAATTGTGCAATGGCTCCAAACTGTTATGAtaaacactttcttttttttacatttgtttctttgctcCATTGTTCCTTACATGCCTATACTCCTCTCCCTATCAGGTAGGTATCCACACTATCCCTCCTTTATCCACCACTTCAAAAGACAGACTTGGGTGGATGGACGGTGCTCAGGAGTGTGCAGAACAAAGAGAACAAAGGAGCTTTAAAATTAAGAGGCAAGATTTCAATCTGTTTAGATGCAAAACAAAGAGCACgaagaaaaatggaaaattaGATGAGAGAAGACATGAAATGCActccctcaccctcaccctgtctcattcattttctctcccaCTCTCCCACTCTCCCTGTCCCTCAGGGATTGGGGGTTTCCTGTAACTTGAGCATTAGGCTCCCTTGTCCTGATCCTGCCACTTGTTCTCCAtcacagctctctctctctttcactctgatcatttttatttccatctctCTGTCCATGATTACCCATCTCTCTCacattctgtctttcttttgcttgctctctctctctctctctctctctgtgctggGTTTCCTGAGCTTATTATCAGTGTGTTTGCAGCATGTTTGTGATAGGGCAGCTTGGCAGGAAGGAAGGCAGGCTGATGGCCACTGCGATCTTGAGCGACTCAAGTCCGGTGCAAGCGGTGCCCATGGGGATCAGGAGTTTCCTACCTCTGAATGCAAAAGAACACCCATCCACCGTCTTGAACCTCAGTGCAGCAGCTGACCTCCTCACCCTGTACGGGTGCATGTCTTGCAAGAAATACTTATTAAGAAAAAGGTGTGGAATATAATCTTGCATCTTCTCCTCTGCGAGTAAACAATGaaagcatttctgtttttaatatcTGTCACTTCCATTTTGGTTCGTTTCCTTCTGGAAGACAAAATCTTTCCTGCTACCCTGAAACAGCCAACGGGGAATGCATATTTGTGTGTAGAGCATTTTAGAACTTAATAGTTGTAGTCTCCATTATAGTAATTATGTGGTGGATTAGGCTAAATTCCTTCAGCCATTTAGCACACAGCCATTCCTTGAAGCGTACACAAATGTATCTCGCCTGTTGAACATGATGAAGTGGTCCAAATGTCAGTCCTCTCCTTTACTCCTTGCAAAACAGGCCATTCTGTGTCATTTGGGAGTGAAACGAACGCACTCCTGCAAAGCGACTTATAAGATTTGAGGTTATCTGCTAtcatgaagagcagcagcaaaggGGGTTGCATGTGCATAGTATGTGTAAGGCAGGCAAGGTGGGGAAACAAGACGTTGATGAGTGGGCTGTGAGAGGGTGGAGCTGAGCGTATGAAGGAGCCAAGTATTTAGACTGTTGCTGGAATCTGGTTCCTCGTACTGGTAATTACAGAGCCGTCTCCCTACCTGTCACAACAGCTGTCCCCGGCTTACCTGCGGATAGGCCCTGGTTCAACACGCAAATCCTCCCCCACACCCATGTTTCGTGCACAAGCTGGGGCGCTCTCTTTGCCCCGTGTGGAAGAGTGGAGCCTATTTTCACCGTAGAATGATGAAGGGAGATTTCATACGTTGTTCCCTTTAATAGTTTTACGGTCAAATGAGAAATGAGATGTCATGTAAATTGCAAAGTAGTGCTGAGGATTATGCGTATTTATCGTAATGTGGGGAGTGACGTGTTTCCTGTTTCATGCTCGCTCTCTAACCCTATAATGCACTTATCTCTGTTTACTCAAACTATCTGGAAGTGCTAACTTTCCGAGCTTGGTGTTGCACGGTACGGCGGCGCTGTCCAGATACTCCATGCTATTTCGGCACACACAACCTTTCCATTCATGAACTTACAACCAAGCGCCTGGTTCAGCCAGTAAAATGTCATCGCATGTGCTTTCACACTTCACTCCGGCTCTTTTCGGTTTCTGTTTGGCTTCACTGAAAGGGGTGCAACGCCACATCCGGAACGGCACAGATGCTGATACTATTGATAGACAAGGCAGGGCTATGGAAGATCCAAGAGCACCCTGGATCGAGTATGTGAGGGTGGGTTTTAGCTGTTGTCAAAGAGTAATTCCGGGATTGAGGCAGAGAATCCTGGCGTTGGCAGGCTGAGGCAGAGAAGAAGGTGTGGGCCTGGGCCAGACCTGGCCTCCATTGATACACAGCTCCAATtccactgcaccccccccccccccacacacacacacacttcctccccTCACCAGTGTTATATTCATGAGAGCATTCTTCACTTTGCTGTGTTCTTTGAATGAACCCTCTTACATCCTTCCCCTCCGTACACTCTCTCACTCTCTAACGACATGGTTTCACTCTCAGTCCTGTGCCGTCCCATTCCTATCTTTGCACGTCTCAGTCCAAGCTAATCCGTTTTAATGTAGCACCGCTAGATTTATGATGTTTAAAGCCCTCAGTAGCTTGGTTCTGTTTTCTGTCAGGCTCTGCAAGGGAATGTTCCTGCTGTCATGATACGGCCAGGCGAATGAATACAAGttgcatatatatataggcAGGggtacagtaaaaaaaacaaaaacctctcTATGGTCAACTTTACTGCAGCTGGAAAAGATTAATGTTTGGCTGCAGTTAATGTCATTGAGCAACACTGTAATTttagctattttattttgtgtgcacGCAGGAAAGCATTTACGTGTGGTTAAATTATGAAAAACACAAGTAATAAATCTGCATTTTATGGTAATTTACAATCATGCTTGGACCAAGTTTACAACTATAAAGACTTGTTAAATATGTAAATGCCactgttgatttattttaaatactgtaatGCAGAAACGAACCAGCTTAACTAAACGTACTTTAACTGTTCCCCTAAAGTGGCAActtccatttgtttgttctgttaGAAATCATTTGGTCTTGTAGAAGAGAGTTATTGCAGTTCAGTAAAAGTAATCATTGTAGAGATGCTGATTACAGTCCCATTACAGTGTgtattaaaaacacaagagTAGAAGAGTCCTCATCCAATGTTGACAACATCCTTGAATGTGCTCAGtaattatatacatttttttttattaaataaaagaatataaaagaaatacaaCCCTTAAAACAGTAAtactatttaaataataattccTATTTAAAGTAATAATTTGTGGATGaagtgtgttttccttttgcatGTCTAACAACCTTTATAGATGCCATATTGTGCCTTGATGCAGCCACAAACCAAGCCACATGCTTCTTGTCTGAACCTGCATGTGGTTATATTAAATCTCATAAAAggtattttccttttttaaatcacacaGGTAAAAATAACACAGCTGGAAACTCCAAAAGCATCCCCATGTTCTTCAACATCGCCGGCATACGGTCCAGCGTGGGGGATTACAACCTTCTGACCAGTGCAGAGTTACGGATGCTCATCAAGCAAACCACCATAGCCTCTGAGCAGCGGGTGGAGCTGTATTGGGGTCTGGGGACTTCGGCTCGCTACCTTGCATCCCGCTTCATCACCAACCGGTGGAGAGACAAATGGCTGTCCTTCGACGTCACAGAGACCCTTCAGAACTGGCTAAAAGGGGATGGTGCGCTAATGACCTTCGTCAGAAtgactgactgtgtgtgtgtgtgggtgtgcgtgtgtgtgtgactcatttTTGGAGAGCTTTGCTCGACCCTTCTCTGCACATTCAGTCCTTGATTCAGTCCTTGTGCATTCTTATTCAGATAATTGACCTCATAGACAAAATAACGAAACAATTCTGCATCGCTCATTGtcttaaatgtctgttttccagATGATGAGCAGGGCTTTGAACTTCGGCTGTTCTGTGAATGCAGCCAAAGCACTGACGGAGCCACAAGTGCAAAGCCTGGTTTCAGTTTTTTCATCTCTGGGATCGCAAGTGACAGGGGGGACATAGGAGCATTGCAACAGCTGACGCAGCAGCCACCTTACATCTTGACGATGTCCATCCCTCAAAATGTCAGCAGCCACCTGACATCACGCAAAAAGCGgtccacagagacaaaagacacGTGCACAGCGTAAGAACAGTAGTTATTTcgcattttatttcatttacctTTTTAAATACCGTACTTGATGAGTGACAGAAGAACAGTTCTACTGTGTTTTACCCTCTGTGGTAAATGTAAATAGCTAAATGGATTTTGCCGTCGTTGCCCATAGTAGGCTTTACTTTACATGCTTTCAATTTAAACCAATAGAAAACAGCTCCACCTTCAGATGCGAATAGGGTCACTTTTAACTTCTAATAACCAGATGACATAGGGCCAGAATTGTGTTTTCAAatgcacagtaaaaaaaaaaaaaaaactgaaagagTGATGGATCTTTTGACGTACCTCACACAACTACAGATGCTTTCCTATTCTCTGCTGTGCAGGCAGACGGAGACTTGCTGCGTGAGGAGCTTGTACATTGACTTCAGAAAAGATCTCGGCTGGAAGTGGATACATAAGCCAACAGGCTACCACGCCAACTACTGCATGGGGTCCTGCACCTACATCTGGAatgctgaaaacaaatattCTCAGGTATAATGTGACATAATGTGGATGAATGAGGCACAGCTGAGATTAAAGAGTAACGTTCATCATAACTTgatgtttctcttcctctggtTACTGAAGGAAGGAATGATTCACACCACAGTGCGAGTGAAGTCACAGCTTGCTAAGAGTTTTTAAATTGGTGCTTAAATCAGTGATATTAATCATTTGACTCATCTGAATGAGCAACTAAACATTCACTGATTTTCACTTCACATTTTATACTTCGCTGCTGTTTAGAGacttaaaaatacacatttcacattttatatcCCAGACAGGTAATAAATTAATCCACATACAAAACAAGCTACTGTTTTAGTAATCATTACTTTCAGGCCCAGTTGAAGTGATAAAGTATTTAAACTGAAACCAAACCTTTAGCCATGCTGATGATAtgtttttattcgttttttttgttccgTCACTTGGTTCCAAACTGGGATATCAAATATCTGTTTTATAACTCAGTGCCTATGAAACTAAAGGAATTCCCTTCAACCTCATCTGTTTTATGTTAGGCGATAATCACCAAATGTCACCACATCAATACCATGAATAAATGTGGTTAACACTGACAGTAGCATTTAGTTTGGTGCTAGATAACGGCACTGGGGTGGTGTAGACTTACAAGCTAAGTTCACACTTCAAGCCTCTTTCTTCACTCCGGAGCTCGTGTTCATAATTTGAAATACTATATATCTAGCATGAACAAATCTCttctccaaaaacacacacacactgataataCGTCATGAAACTGATATGGTCATTGCGATTAATTTTGCTCTGGGGAATGGCAAACACGTGGGCAGCTGTTCACGAGCAGATGGTGAACAGCTGCCGATCGGCATTATTGTTGTCGTCTCTCCTGTCTGGTGGGCTTGTTTTACTTCTCCTGCTGACGGAGGTCAACAGCGTTTGGTTTGTATTTTTAAGTAAGAGGTCACGGGCCATATACTGCCATTTAATTCTACGAGATTTTTATGATAAAATCGCTTCTGGAGAATTCATGTAATTTTAATTAAAGGCACTCGCAAAACTCGTATATGTACGGTAATCATAATCTGATATTTGATTCTCTCTATGTATCCCATTTCTTTCACTCTTACATTTGTCAGATTTTGGCCTTGTATAAGCATCACAACCCAGGAGCCTCCGCCCAGCCCTGCTGTGTCCCCCAGTCACTGGAGCCACTGCCAATCCTCTACTACGTGGGCAGGCAACACAAGGTAGCCACGCCACAGTGCACCTCTCCCTGAGGTGACATGTTTACACAAAGTGTTATGTCCAAGCGAGACTTGCAGGCGACTCATTGCCTTACTGTTAATTTTCACTTTCAGGTGGAACAGCTGTCTAATATGATCGTGAAGTCCTGCAAGTGTAGCTAAACACACATTGTGGTGCTCTGCCTCccctcaaacacacagagatgaAAGAAGATGTGCCTGAGACCACAGAGGGGAGCGTTCACTGATAAAAATGGGATGACATGTGAATAATGTGGACAAGCTGAACAAAGTGTTCCAAGTCGTCAGGTCGTTGGGGTTGGCCTTCCCTTCTGCGACGTTTGCCATTATTGTGAGCATACATCAAAACATGGACTTCTCTACATTGATATAATTGATGATATTTtctatgtgtatatatttttcctTTGCAATAATAAAACTATCTATCTtgaactgaatttaatttattattattttttattggggCGGTGCAGATCTTTCAAGATGCAAATACAAgtgatatatacagtatgtgcaaAAGTGCTACAGATAGCATGGAAaggaattaaaataatttacaagGTGGATAAAGAATGCCAAAGAACGCAAGGACCAAAATGTGCATGAGCTTTGCAATTTGCCGTAACATGTTTCTAAAAAAAGTAGAAGGTGCTACATTGCAGGTTTGAAAAACAGCGGTTGTCGGGGTTTTCCTGGAAAATAATACCCTGGTGTATTTGGATCGAGTTACACTGTGAAGGACGACAGTCGACCACAGGAACAGTTCAACCTGGGGAAACCCACCCCGACGAAGGGGCTGGAGTCACATGCTTAATGAAAAACCTTTCACGGGACACGCCCATCAGTTTTACTTTGTTTATTCTTCAACCTACGTGATTAATGCAATGCTTTCTATCACTATGTTTGTGTTCATAATTAGATGTCAGCGTGTTCACATGACGCCTCCTGTGCTGTCAAAGCCGTGAGTAATATCAGTGGTTGTGATGAGAGCTATGACACCATGCTTTTCTCCATCTCTGGATTTACAGTTTGTTGTCTTTGGATGTCGATGGTCAGAGAACGTGGTTGTGGGGTTGGGTTAAAGAAGACATGCAGACTTTTATTATACTGTATACatttgctgggttttttttctttgtctgtttttaaatcaCCATGGTAGATTGCCTTTTACTTCAGGCAAAGTTTTAACTTTCATCTGAAGTGTGACGCTTTTTGCACAACTCAAGAATGAATTCAGCTAAtttgtttaataaatgaaacaaaatgtttccttGTTGTTTACCATATTTTGTCATATTtgtaaaaaactaaaataaaatcacatgcAATGTTTATCATTTTCAGAGAGCTGTGTTGCGTAGGTGTGTTTTTTCCACTTGTCGGTGCATGCATGTCTTTTCACAGTGACGAGAGAGAACATTTTATGAAATGAACACAGACTGAAACATGCAACTTGTGGACATGAATACTGTCACTGTTTTGACATGCAGATTACTTGAGTTATAATGGCATTTAAGGTAGGGGATAACTTAAGTAGATACCCTTTGCTGCATATCAAGCTTGCAGGACCATGGTTGTAGTTTAACACTGATTCATGTCTTACACACTCACCCATGGCATGCACTCCAGTGAGCAGGCACATTGCACATGACATGCTACTttaagctatttttttttttgcaaaacaaaGGTTGTGCATGCATTTAGCAATGACTGTCCAGTGTCAGGATAGAGATCCACCAGTGGAAAACCGCTGCGAATGCCAGTTGTGTGTGGCCTATTTCTGGGCAAGCAGTGGATGCCTGTTTACACTGGACAACTGTAGTCTGACTGAAGATGAGCATGCAAGGTTTCTCCTTGCATGCGGGAGTCCTGGGATCTACAGCAAGTTATCGGCACTATGCCTGCAGGGATGCACACTATACTGATATTTCTTATCATCTCCCAACACCAAGTCCATCACCAACCCCCCCCTGCCAGCCCAACCCCTCTTGCCTCAATACTCAAGGGATTACTGGCAGCCCACAAGACTGAAT from Brachionichthys hirsutus isolate HB-005 chromosome 11, CSIRO-AGI_Bhir_v1, whole genome shotgun sequence harbors:
- the tgfb1a gene encoding transforming growth factor, beta 1a translates to MKLAFLTLIVVYMAGKVSGMSTCKTLDLEMVKKKRIEAIRSQILSKLRLSKEPEAEQAGDEEAIPTPLLSLYNSTKEMMKEQQAEVQTLISTEQEEEEYFAKVLHKFNMTTSSGSLMGSESTGVTSKNNTAGNSKSIPMFFNIAGIRSSVGDYNLLTSAELRMLIKQTTIASEQRVELYWGLGTSARYLASRFITNRWRDKWLSFDVTETLQNWLKGDDDEQGFELRLFCECSQSTDGATSAKPGFSFFISGIASDRGDIGALQQLTQQPPYILTMSIPQNVSSHLTSRKKRSTETKDTCTAQTETCCVRSLYIDFRKDLGWKWIHKPTGYHANYCMGSCTYIWNAENKYSQILALYKHHNPGASAQPCCVPQSLEPLPILYYVGRQHKVEQLSNMIVKSCKCS